The sequence CGAGGCGGTTGGCCGAGTTGCCCACCACCAGTGGCTGGCCGGTGCCGACGAAGATGCTCTGGGTGCCGTCGCTCTGGGGCACCACGCTCACGCCCACGTAGGTGGACAGTTGGCGGATCGCCTCGTCGCGGGAGTCCAGCAGGTCGTTCGGCACCTGGCCATTGGACGAGGCGACAGCGATGGCGTCGTTGAGGCTGGCGATGGAACCGGCCAGGCGGTTCACCTGGTCCGCCACCGACGCCATCTGTTTGTTCAGCGAGTCGTTCTGCGCGTTCAACCGATCGGAGACGGTGTTGAAGCGACGGGCCAGGCCCTCGGCCTCGGACAGCACCAACTGCCGCGCCGGCATGTTGGCGGGGTCCTCGGCGGCGGTCTGCATGGCGGCGAAGAAGCTCTTCAGCGACGGGGTGATGCCGGTGGTGGTGCCGGACAGCAACGAGTCGAGCTGGTCGATCTGGCTCTTGTAGGCATCCACGTCACTGCTCAGCGACGTGGTGTTGCGCAGCTGCGCGGTGAGGAACTCGCTGTAGCTGCGACGGATATCCGTCAGGCTGACGCCGCTGCCGATATAGCCCGAGCCGGAGAACTGCGGCAGGTTGGTCGACTGGGTCGCGCTCTGCCGGGTGAAACCGGGCGTATTGACGTTGGAGATGTTGTGGCCGGTGACGGTCAGCTGCGACTGGCTCACGCGCAGCCCCGACAGGCCAATGTTTAGTAGGTCAGCCATGACTCAGCCTCATATCCTTCTGGTCGGGCCATCGACGCTGGCGACGGCTTGGTAGATCTGCATGCCGCGAGCGATCTGGGTGATCTTGCGGGCGTATTGCGGGTCGGTGGCGTAGCCGGCCTTCTGCAGTTCGCGGACGAACTGCTCGGGTTTCTCGGCCGAATCCAGCGCCTTGTCGTAGCGGGAGTTGTTCTGCAGGAAGCTCACGTAGTCGTGGAAGCTCTGCTCGAAGGAGTCGTATGAGCGGAACGACGCCGCCTCCTTCACCGCCTTGCCGCCCTTGTATTCGGTGGTCAGCGTGCGCGCGGACTCGCCGTCCCAGCCCTTGTGGGCCTTGATGCCGAACAGGTTGTGGCTGCTGTCGCCGTCGGCCTCGCGGATGATCGACTTGCCCCAGCCGGTTTCCAGGGCGGCTTGCGCCACCAGGTAGCGGGGGTCGACGCCGATGCGCTCGGCGGCCTTCTCGGCCATCGGCAACAGGGTCTCGATGAACTCGTCACGCGAGGCGAAGCGGCGCTTGCTGGTGCCCTTGGCGCCGTCGGCGGCCTCGACGCCCACGGCTTCACGCTCGGGCGCGCCGTAGCTCTGGGCGGCGCTCCAGTCCTTGGCGGCAAGCGAAGTACCGGCGGTCTGTTCGGGGGACGGCACGATGCCGGCCGCCTGGCGGTCGGCGAGCTTGCCCGGCAGGGCGAGGCGGCGCAGGTTGATCAGGCGCGAATCGTCGCGCACCGCGACGCTGGACTCGTCGCCCTTTGCCGCCTGCTTGCTGCCCTGGGCCGGCCAGTTGGCCTGGACGCCGGACTGCACCTGGGCGAAGGGATTGGGACCGGTGGACTTGTTGGTCTTGGACAGCTGGCGGGCCAGCACATCGGCCAGGCCGACACCGCCCTGCTTGGACAGGGTCAGGGCGAGCTGCTGGTCGTGCATTTCCTGGTAGGTCTTGGTCTCGTTGCTGTTCAGGTAGTTGCCTTCGGAGAAGGCTTCACCGGCCTGGCGCATGGACTTCATCATTTCGTTGAGGAACAGCGACTCGAATTCCTGGGCCACCTTGCGGATGTTGCCCTCGCTGTCACGCTCCTTGCCGGCCTTGAACTGGCTGAGGCGATTCAGGTCGGTGTAGGCGCCGCTGTCGACGGTGGAGCCGGAGGCGAGACCTGAGGAGAGTTTCGAATTCATCGCCCGTCCTCAGATCACGATCAGGTCGGCTTGCAGCGCGCCGGCCTGCTTCAACGCTTCGAGAATGGCCATCAGGTCGGACGGCGCCGCGCCCACCTGGTTGACCGCACGCACGATCTCGTCGAGGGTGGTGCCCGGACCGAACTTGAACATCGGCTTGGCTTCCTGCTCGGCGCTGACCTTCGAGCGCGGCACGACCGCGGTCTGGCCACCGGAGAAGGCTTCCGGCTGGCTGACGATGGGGTCCTCGGTGATGGTGACGGTGAGGCTGCCATGGGTGACGGCGGCCGGCTGCACGCGCACGTTCTGGCCGATCACGATGGTGCCGGTGCGGGAGTTGATGATGACCTTGGCCACGGCCTGGCCGGCTTCGATCTCCAGGTTCTCGATCACCGAGAGGTAGTCCACCCGCTGGTTCGGGTCCAGCGGCGCGCTGACCCGCACGGAGCCGCCGTCGATGGCCTGGGCGACGCCGGGGCCGAGCAGTTCGTTGAGCTTGTCGACGATGTTCTTGGCGGTGGTGAAGTCCGGGCGGTTGAGGTTCAGGGTCAGGGAATTGCCCTGCTCGAAACCGCTCGGCACCGGACGCTCCACCGTCGCGCCGGAAGGAATGCGGCCGGAGGACGGAACGTTGACGGTGATCCGCGAGCCGTCGCTGCCCTCGGCGTCGAAGCCGCCCACCACCAGGTTGCCCTGGGCGATGGCGTAGACGTTGCCGTCGATACCCTTGAGCGGGCTCATCAGCAGGCTGCCGCCACGCAGGCTCTTGGCGTTGCCGATGGAGGAGATGGTCACGTCGATGACCTGGCCGGGCTTGGCGAAGGGCGGCAGGTCGGCATGGATGGACACCGCCGCGACGTTCTTCAGCTGCACGTTGCCGACGTTGGCCGGCACCTTGATGCCGAACTGCGCCAGCATGTTGTTGAAGGTCTGCAGGGTGAAGGGCGTCTGGGTGGTCTGGTCACCGGTGCCGTTCAGGCCAACCACCAGGCCGTAGCCGATCAGCTGGTTGGTCCGTACGCCCTGGATGCTCGCCAGGTCCTTCAGGCGCTCGGCCTGGGCCACGCCTGCGGCGAGCAGCAGGCAGAGGGCGGTGATCAGTCGCTTCATGGTCGGTCTCATCAGAACGGGAACAGCGGGCTCATGAAGAACCGGTCGAACCAGCCGGGCTGGCTGGCGTCGGCGAAGGCGCCGGTGCCGGAATAGGTGATGCGTGCGTCGGCCACCCGGGTGGACGGCACGGTGTTGTCGGTGCCGATGTCGTCGGCGCGGACCATGCCGGCGATGCGCACCAGCTCGTCGCCGGTGTTCAGGGTCAGCCACTTCTCGCCGCGCACCGCGAGGATGCCGTTGGGCAGCACTTCGGAAACGGTGACGGTGATGGAGCCGGACAGGCTGTTGCTCTGCCCCGCCTTGGAGTCGCCCTTGGTGTCGCGGGAGGCGTTGTATTCGGCGTCCAGGGACAGGCGCGCGGCGTCCAGCGGATTGAGGCCGCCATTGGGGTTGTTCACCGACACGCCGCCGCCGAACAGCGAGGTCAGGCCGATGTTGGCGTTGCTGTCCTTCTGGATCTGCGAGTTGGCGTTCTTGCTGGCCTGGGTGCGCTCGTTGAGGGTGATGGTGATGATGTCACCCACGCGGTAGGCCTTGCGGTCGTCGTAGAGGTTGGTCTCGAAACCGGCCTGGTAGATCGCGCCGTTGCTCTGTGCGGCGGGCAGCGGGGTACGCGGCAGCACGGGCGCATAGTAGGGATCGTTCGGTCGCGGCGCAGGTTGCACACAGCCCTGGATGAGGGCGACTCCGAGCAGCGGGAGAAGAATGATCAGCCGGTTCATGACAACTACCTCAGGGCGTTACAGGTTCTGCGTGACGAAAGCGAGCATCTGGTCAGCGGTGGAGATGACCTTGGAGTTCATCTCGTAGGCGCGCTGGGTGGTGATCATGTTCACCAGCTCCTCGACCACGCTGACGTTGGAGTTTTCCAGGGTGTTCTGCTGCACCACGCCCAGGCCGGCGAGGCCCGGCGTACCGACTTGCGGGGCGCCGCTGGCGGAGGTTTCCAGGAACAGGTTGTTGCCGATGGCCTGCAGGCCGCCGTAGTTGACGAAGTCGGCGGTCTGGATGTTGCCGATGATCTGTGCTGCGGGGTTGCCGGTGGTGGTCACCGAGACGGTGCCGTCTTCGCCCACGGTGAAGGTCTGCACTTCGGCGGGCAGGACGATGGCCGGCTCCAGGGCGAAGCCCTGGGAGGTGACGATCTGGCCGTCGGAGTTCAGGTGGAAACTGCCGTCGCGGGAGTAGGCGACCGTGCCGTCGGGCATCAGCACCTGGAAGAAGCCGCGGCCGTTGATGGCCATGTCCAGCGGCTGCTCGGTGGTCTGCAGGCTGCCCTGGGTGAAGATCTTCTGGGTGCCGGCGATGC is a genomic window of Pseudomonas resinovorans NBRC 106553 containing:
- the flgJ gene encoding flagellar assembly peptidoglycan hydrolase FlgJ, whose product is MNSKLSSGLASGSTVDSGAYTDLNRLSQFKAGKERDSEGNIRKVAQEFESLFLNEMMKSMRQAGEAFSEGNYLNSNETKTYQEMHDQQLALTLSKQGGVGLADVLARQLSKTNKSTGPNPFAQVQSGVQANWPAQGSKQAAKGDESSVAVRDDSRLINLRRLALPGKLADRQAAGIVPSPEQTAGTSLAAKDWSAAQSYGAPEREAVGVEAADGAKGTSKRRFASRDEFIETLLPMAEKAAERIGVDPRYLVAQAALETGWGKSIIREADGDSSHNLFGIKAHKGWDGESARTLTTEYKGGKAVKEAASFRSYDSFEQSFHDYVSFLQNNSRYDKALDSAEKPEQFVRELQKAGYATDPQYARKITQIARGMQIYQAVASVDGPTRRI
- the flgG gene encoding flagellar basal-body rod protein FlgG, with the translated sequence MLPALWVSKTGLSAQDMNLTTISNNLANVSTTGFKRDRAEFEDLLYQIRRQPGGQTSQDSELPTGLQLGTGVRIAGTQKIFTQGSLQTTEQPLDMAINGRGFFQVLMPDGTVAYSRDGSFHLNSDGQIVTSQGFALEPAIVLPAEVQTFTVGEDGTVSVTTTGNPAAQIIGNIQTADFVNYGGLQAIGNNLFLETSASGAPQVGTPGLAGLGVVQQNTLENSNVSVVEELVNMITTQRAYEMNSKVISTADQMLAFVTQNL
- a CDS encoding flagellar basal body P-ring protein FlgI — its product is MKRLITALCLLLAAGVAQAERLKDLASIQGVRTNQLIGYGLVVGLNGTGDQTTQTPFTLQTFNNMLAQFGIKVPANVGNVQLKNVAAVSIHADLPPFAKPGQVIDVTISSIGNAKSLRGGSLLMSPLKGIDGNVYAIAQGNLVVGGFDAEGSDGSRITVNVPSSGRIPSGATVERPVPSGFEQGNSLTLNLNRPDFTTAKNIVDKLNELLGPGVAQAIDGGSVRVSAPLDPNQRVDYLSVIENLEIEAGQAVAKVIINSRTGTIVIGQNVRVQPAAVTHGSLTVTITEDPIVSQPEAFSGGQTAVVPRSKVSAEQEAKPMFKFGPGTTLDEIVRAVNQVGAAPSDLMAILEALKQAGALQADLIVI
- the flgH gene encoding flagellar basal body L-ring protein FlgH, producing MNRLIILLPLLGVALIQGCVQPAPRPNDPYYAPVLPRTPLPAAQSNGAIYQAGFETNLYDDRKAYRVGDIITITLNERTQASKNANSQIQKDSNANIGLTSLFGGGVSVNNPNGGLNPLDAARLSLDAEYNASRDTKGDSKAGQSNSLSGSITVTVSEVLPNGILAVRGEKWLTLNTGDELVRIAGMVRADDIGTDNTVPSTRVADARITYSGTGAFADASQPGWFDRFFMSPLFPF